From one Drosophila gunungcola strain Sukarami chromosome 2R unlocalized genomic scaffold, Dgunungcola_SK_2 000006F, whole genome shotgun sequence genomic stretch:
- the LOC128254761 gene encoding dehydrogenase/reductase SDR family member on chromosome X: MLGTLLWLFFIGLLVCAFLFSKTTKEFPKSWFEWKTEFRYQYLGIVGLVHDAQYAARDRVALYKQPDRIAVITGGNRGIGLRIVEKLLACDMTVVMGVRDPRSAETAVASIVDLKASKGKLICEQLDVGDLKSVKAFAQLIKERYSKVDLLLNNAGIMFAPFKLTADGYESHFATNFLGHFLLSHLLLPQLRLAGREGKNARIVNVSSCVNLIGRINYKDINGTKHYYPGTAYSQSKLAQILFTRHLQTLLDADKSHVQVNVVHPGIVDTDLFEHSATTSVPIFKKLFFKTPERGSRTVVFAAIDPSVEGQGGTYLSNGGKGPFHPDAKKPAKCEQLFQFSCDLLKIQQYGNGEF, encoded by the exons ATGCTGGGCACTTTGCTGTGGCTCTTTTTCATCGGCCTGCTGGTGTGCGCGTTCCTTTTCTCAAAAACCACCAAGGAGTTTCCCAAGTCGTGGTTCGAATGGAAAACGGAGTTCCGGTACCAGTACCTGGGCATCGTGGGTCTCGTCCACGACGCTCAGTATGCGGCGCGGGATCGAGTGG CACTTTATAAACAACCGGATCGCATTGCTGTCATCACGGGAGGCAACCGCGGCATCGGACTGCGGATCGTGGAGAAGCTGCTGGCCTGCGACATGACTGTCGTGATGG GTGTTCGTGATCCCCGAAGCGCTGAAACCGCCGTAGCATCTATAGTGGACCTAAAGGCTTCCAAGGGCAAGCTCATCTGCGAGCAACTGGACGTCGGGGACCTGAAGTCGGTGAAGGCCTTTGCCCAGCTCATCAAGGAGCGGTACTCGAAGGTGGACCTGCTGCTGAACAATGCTGGCATCATGTTCGCGCCCTTCAAGCTCACCGCCGATGGCTACGAGTCGCACTTTGCCACAAACTTCCTGGGACACTTCCTGCTCAGCCACCTGCTCCTGCCCCAGTTGAGGTTGGCGGGCAGGGAGGGAAAGAATGCCAGGATCGTCAATGTCAGCTCCTGCGTGAATCTCATTGGACGCATCAACTACAAGGACATCAACGGAAC GAAACACTATTACCCAGGAACCGCGTATAGCCAGTCGAAGCTTGCCCAGATTCTGTTCACCCGCCATCTGCAAACGCTGCTGGATGCCGACAAGTCGCACGTCCAGGTCAACGTGGTTCATCCGGGCATTGTGGACACGGACCTGTTCGAGCACTCGGCCACCACATCGGTGCCCATCTTCAAGAAGCTCTTCTTCAAGACCCCGGAGCGGGGCTCCCGTACAGTGGTGTTCGCGGCCATTGATCCGTCGGTCGAGGGCCAGGGCGGCACCTACCTGAGCAACGGCGGCAAGGGTCCCTTCCATCCCGATGCCAAGAAGCCGGCCAAGTGCGAGCAGCTCTTCCAGTTCTCCTGCGATCTGCTAAAGATCCAGCAGTACGGAAACGGCGAATTCTAA